In a single window of the Biomphalaria glabrata chromosome 5, xgBioGlab47.1, whole genome shotgun sequence genome:
- the LOC106058292 gene encoding uncharacterized protein LOC106058292: MICFLWCSVDSIHTVVYLITISRLGATLYFDISDKSKSKVCSTGLLEKQDIIHVQIFVPSVTVDATNETIFTLSAVNRKNSTVTKKLCEILFRSTCTANSQANCSCEYNDNQGYLFQFKDTAQSFYNKVNFAVNGMENTSFKLPRVYSREIVVLKLNMNRVPLISNCFVQSPPKSPVFVHLCTAGLNNPELLVSYQGINETRVSKNCILVAYCVSEEQSTIYIMYQDQCQRNVEISCLVRGSDPKKEVTSVPPEDSNQNGSMIVVPLIAALLLTVLAFVLIYYIYPMSKKKDKLQSDDDYLSVPPPTQLISTSVDPTPAPSPLKRLTLRLSVKTTSSDNNASKLKKDSVTPNGTAV, from the exons ATGATCTGTTTCTTGTGGTGTTCAGTAGACTCTATTCATACTGTAGTCTACTTAATTACAATATCACGATTAG GGGCGACACTGTATTTTGACATTAGTGACAAGTCTAAATCGAAGGTGTGCAGTACGGGTCTCTTGGAAAAACAAGATATCATTCATGTACAGATCTTCGTTCCCAGCGTTACAGTAGACGCGACCAATGAAACCATATTTACACTGAGCGCAGTCAATAGAAAGAACAGTACAGTCACTAAGAAG TTGTGTGAGATCCTGTTTAGGTCAACATGTACTGCCAACAGCCAAGCCAACTGCTCCTGTGAGTACAACGATAACCAAGGCTACCTGTTCCAGTTTAAGGACACGGCACAATCATTTTACAACAAAGTCAACTTCGCTGTGAACGGCATGGAGAATACATCGTTCAAGCTTCCCAGAGTTTACA GTCGAGAGATTGTGGTCTTAAAGCTCAATATGAACAGAGTGCCATTGATCTCAAACTGCTTCGTTCAGAGCCCACCAAAAAGCCCCGTATTTGTGCACTTGTGTACCGCCGGTCTGAACAACCCAGAACTTCTGGTTTCGTACCAAGGGATCAATGAGACCAGAGTGTCCAAGAACTGTATTCTAGTTGCTTATTGTGTGTCAGAGGAGCAGAGTACCATCTACATCATGTACCAAGACCAATGTCAACGCAATGTTGAAATAAGTTGCTTGGTGAGAG GTAGCGATCCCAAGAAGGAAGTGACTTCAGTACCACCAGAGGACAGCAATCAAAATGGGTCAA TGATTGTGGTGCCACTCATTGCGGCTCTTCTCCTGACCGTGTTGGCTTTCGTCTTGatctactacatttacccaa TGTCGAAGAAAAAAGATAAACTACAATCTGACG ATGACTACTTGTCAGTTCCGCCTCCAACACAACTGATATCTACATCGGTGGATCCGACCCCGGCACCATCTCCTCTAAAGAGACTCACGCTTAGATTATCGGTCAAAACGACTTCGTCAGATAACAACGCATCCAAGCTAAAGAAAGACAGTGTGACTCCAAATGGGACCGCTGTGTAG